Part of the Deltaproteobacteria bacterium genome is shown below.
CTTTGGGCCGCTTCGTCGCCAGGCCGTCGGCCTCGACGCGCAGCGAGCGGTTCCAGCGGGCGCGGAAGTTCTCGAACGCCGCCTGCGCCGTCAGCTCGACGATCTCGCGGTCGGTGAAGTGCCGGCGGAGCTCGGCGAACTGCGCCTCGCTGATGTCGTTCGGCGAGATGGTCACCATCTCGGCCCAGGCGATCGCCGCGCGCTCGCGCTCCGTGAAGCCCGGGTGCTCCGCGTACCGCTCGAGCGCCTCGAGCTTGTCCTCCGGGATGCCCTGTTTCCTGCACACGGCAGTGTTGATGTCCATTCAGAAGACGCAGCCGATGAGCGAGGCGACGCGCAGGTGGACCATCTTGCGGAGGTTCGCGTCGATCGCCCAGCCGCCGGTCTCGAACAGGGCGTTCATGATGGTGAGCGCCGGCACCATGCGCGGCGCGTGGGCCGCGATCGGGTAGGGCCGGAGGTCGCGGCCGAACATCCGCCGCATCATCCACATGCAGAAGCGGGTCGCGAGGCTGCGGTGCGTGGCGGGCGCGAGGCGAGCCATCGTCAGCTCCTCGTCCACTGCTCGCGGAGCAGCGTCTTCTGCACCTGCCGCGTCGAGGCGGTGCGCGGCAGCGCGTCGAGGAAGCGCACGACGCGCGGCTTCTTGTAGCCCGCGAGGCGGGCGCGCACGTGC
Proteins encoded:
- a CDS encoding carboxymuconolactone decarboxylase family protein, whose translation is MDINTAVCRKQGIPEDKLEALERYAEHPGFTERERAAIAWAEMVTISPNDISEAQFAELRRHFTDREIVELTAQAAFENFRARWNRSLRVEADGLATKRPKAP